The following proteins are encoded in a genomic region of Streptococcus equi subsp. equi:
- a CDS encoding DNA-binding protein — protein sequence MLDNFGEKVRDLRYQKKITREDLCGDESELSIRQLARIELGQSIPSLSKVVFIAKALDVSVGFLTDGEDLELPKRYRSLNI from the coding sequence ATGTTAGACAATTTTGGTGAAAAGGTGAGAGACCTTCGGTATCAGAAAAAAATTACCAGAGAGGATTTATGTGGAGATGAGTCAGAATTATCCATTCGTCAATTGGCACGAATAGAACTGGGCCAATCGATTCCCAGCCTATCAAAGGTGGTTTTTATTGCTAAGGCTTTGGACGTTAGTGTCGGCTTTTTGACAGACGGAGAGGATTTGGAGCTACCGAAGCGCTATAGGAGCTTAAATATTTGA
- a CDS encoding DNA-binding protein, producing MILRTPTYMDDDKLKLREEQFDEIFEDYYDQLPEEEKLVVDCLQSIMDTLLTENINFGVGLLQEYFEQTKSKTQFRENDLILIELYLAYLDIAGMNGEYSDKGFYDSLLDILLNQFEHFELEELFIVNKIAIGISSLSIKNNKPEILEKVIVLSQKIILKTQDFNRMPILNLIEWKYALMKKKDIEMAKKCYAKACLFAQLTGDQYLEKKLREEWGKDIKRYQ from the coding sequence TTGATTTTAAGAACACCGACCTATATGGACGATGACAAATTAAAGCTGCGAGAAGAGCAATTTGACGAAATTTTTGAAGATTATTATGACCAGTTGCCAGAGGAAGAAAAGCTTGTGGTGGATTGCTTGCAGTCCATAATGGATACGTTATTAACCGAGAATATCAATTTTGGAGTTGGGTTATTACAGGAATACTTTGAACAAACAAAAAGTAAGACTCAATTTAGAGAGAATGATCTCATTCTTATTGAGCTGTATTTAGCGTACCTCGACATTGCAGGAATGAATGGAGAGTATTCAGATAAAGGATTCTATGATTCTTTGTTAGACATTTTGTTAAATCAGTTTGAACATTTTGAATTAGAGGAATTATTTATTGTCAATAAAATAGCTATAGGAATTTCCTCGTTGAGCATCAAAAACAATAAGCCGGAGATTCTTGAGAAGGTTATTGTACTTAGTCAAAAAATTATCCTCAAGACTCAGGATTTTAATAGAATGCCTATCTTAAATTTGATAGAGTGGAAATATGCTCTAATGAAGAAAAAAGACATAGAAATGGCCAAAAAATGCTATGCTAAGGCATGCCTGTTTGCTCAATTAACAGGAGATCAGTATTTGGAAAAGAAATTGAGAGAAGAATGGGGTAAAGATATAAAACGATATCAATAG
- the ruvB gene encoding Holliday junction DNA helicase RuvB produces MTRILDNDLIGDEGSVERTLRPQYLREYIGQDRVKDQLMIFIEAAKRREESLDHVLLFGSPGLGKTTMAFVIANELGVHLKQTSGPAIEKAGDLVAILNDLEPGDVLFIDEIHRMPMAVEEILYSAMEDFYIDIMIGAGDTSRSVHLELPPFTLIGATTRAGMLSNPLRARFGITGHMEYYQTADLTEIVERTADIFDMTIKHEAAYELARRSRGTPRIANRLLKRVRDYAQIMGDGMITTQITDKALTMLDVDQEGLDYVDQKILRTMIEVYQGGPVGLGTLSVNIAEERDTVEDMYEPYLIQKGFIMRTRTGRVVTEKAYQHLGYPYEKTIKT; encoded by the coding sequence ATGACAAGAATTTTAGATAATGATCTGATAGGCGATGAAGGATCTGTTGAGAGGACACTACGTCCACAGTATTTACGTGAGTATATTGGTCAGGATAGGGTTAAAGACCAGCTGATGATTTTTATTGAGGCAGCCAAGAGGCGTGAGGAATCCTTGGATCATGTCCTGTTATTTGGTTCCCCAGGCTTGGGTAAAACAACGATGGCCTTTGTCATTGCCAATGAATTGGGAGTTCATCTCAAGCAGACCTCTGGCCCAGCCATTGAAAAAGCTGGTGATTTGGTGGCAATTTTGAATGATTTAGAGCCAGGAGATGTCCTCTTTATTGATGAAATTCATCGTATGCCGATGGCTGTTGAGGAAATCTTGTACAGTGCCATGGAGGATTTTTACATTGATATCATGATTGGCGCTGGAGACACTAGCCGGAGTGTGCATTTGGAGCTGCCTCCCTTTACATTAATTGGAGCAACGACTCGTGCAGGCATGCTGTCAAATCCTTTGAGGGCTCGTTTTGGGATTACTGGGCATATGGAATATTATCAGACAGCTGATTTAACAGAGATTGTGGAGCGTACAGCTGATATTTTTGACATGACAATCAAGCATGAGGCCGCTTATGAACTGGCACGCAGGAGTCGTGGAACCCCTCGTATTGCTAATCGGCTGTTAAAAAGGGTGCGTGATTATGCTCAAATTATGGGTGATGGAATGATTACGACTCAAATCACAGATAAGGCTCTAACGATGTTAGATGTGGATCAAGAAGGTTTAGATTATGTGGACCAAAAGATTCTTCGTACCATGATTGAGGTGTACCAAGGAGGGCCGGTTGGTCTTGGGACTCTATCTGTCAATATAGCAGAGGAGCGAGATACAGTAGAAGACATGTACGAGCCTTATTTAATTCAAAAGGGTTTTATCATGCGTACCAGAACAGGCCGAGTTGTCACCGAAAAAGCCTATCAGCACTTAGGCTATCCCTATGAAAAAACCATTAAGACATAA
- the yfkJ gene encoding phosphotyrosine protein phosphatase, protein MKKVCFVCLGNICRSPMAEFVMKSMASPDELQVESRATSGWEHGNPIHHGTQSLLQQYQISYDTKKTSQQITSFDFEAFDYIIGMDSHNIRDLKQMSKHQWDSKIHLFIEGGVPDPWYTGDFEETYRLVKAGCQHWLSQISAEHESHVEIDE, encoded by the coding sequence ATGAAAAAAGTATGCTTTGTTTGTCTTGGAAATATTTGTCGTAGTCCTATGGCCGAATTTGTCATGAAAAGTATGGCCAGTCCTGATGAGCTACAGGTGGAGAGTCGTGCAACCTCTGGCTGGGAGCATGGCAATCCAATTCATCATGGGACACAATCGCTATTACAGCAATATCAGATTAGCTATGATACCAAGAAAACCTCTCAGCAAATCACCAGCTTTGACTTTGAAGCCTTTGACTATATTATCGGAATGGATAGCCATAATATCAGAGATTTGAAGCAAATGTCCAAGCATCAGTGGGATTCCAAGATCCATCTTTTTATTGAAGGAGGCGTTCCGGATCCTTGGTATACAGGAGATTTTGAAGAAACCTACCGCTTGGTTAAAGCGGGCTGTCAGCATTGGTTGAGTCAAATCAGCGCTGAACATGAATCACATGTGGAAATAGATGAGTAA